A genomic stretch from Drosophila biarmipes strain raj3 unplaced genomic scaffold, RU_DBia_V1.1 ptg000005l, whole genome shotgun sequence includes:
- the LOC127011685 gene encoding uncharacterized protein LOC127011685: MFTGQKMFDNEGNIIAISTIFGWVITSIVTTGQLEDVNPKFHGKPDDYEVEQHFVKTHTRDPKGRYIVELLFKNSKEQISDTLQGALTRFKGVERRLEKDPNLNSQYVQFMRDYLQLGHMRELPPEDIDKRPSFYLTHHLVITQKLRVVFDISFKDTNGRSLHEALHIKPSSSY, from the exons GACAATGAGGGCAACATCATCGCCATTTCGACAATATTTGGATGGGTCATAACATCTATCGTAACCACCGGCC AGCTCGAGGATGTCAACCCGAAATTTCATGGGAAACCAGACGACTATGAAGTTGAACAGCACTTTGTCAAGACACACACTCGTGACCCCAAGGGGCGTTACATCGTCGAACTTCTGTTCAAAAACTCCAAGGAACAGATTTCAGATACATTACAAGGAGCACTCACAAGATTCAAGGGTGTAGAACGCCGCCTAGAGAAAGACCCCAATCTGAACTCACAGTACGTGCAATTTATGCGGGATTATCTTCAATTGGGCCACATGCGAGAACTACCTCCAGAAGACATTGACAAACGGCCAAGCTTTTACTTGACACATCACCTTGTAATCACCCAAAAGTTACGGGTCGTATTTGATATTTCATTCAAGGACACGAATGGAAGGTCCTTACATGAAGCTCTGCACATTAAACCCAgcagtagctattaa